From the genome of Helicoverpa zea isolate HzStark_Cry1AcR chromosome 1, ilHelZeax1.1, whole genome shotgun sequence, one region includes:
- the LOC124634051 gene encoding protein rolling stone-like, whose translation MSGIKTYFRQEVKTSMLTLEHHKPTDFYLSCWQTTRSAVPLLIWRALLFLTSIGIVLSSIIIYILNGKVAYWFIYLTHWGLTSILLVTGFATLVSARCYLYGPISTEFQLPWYVKIYWALFNIAVPIAFMITIFYWTVLYEAGIEEELNHGLDVAVHGLNSLVVLCLLISSAHPGRLLHIYLPLVFGTVYMLFSVIYHFAGGTDQKGNAYIYPVVNWSAPGTTILVVLVTGLLLVALHLLTLGLTVARDLVAKRCVHHAVTVHVDEGMPLRQPGRINA comes from the exons ATGAGTGGCATAAAGACTTATTTTAGACAAGAGGTGAAGACTAGTATGCTCACTTTGGAGCATCATAAGCCGACTGACTTCTATCTGAGTTGTTGGCAGACGACGCGGTCGGCCGTGCCGCTTCTAATTTGGCGGGCACTGCTGTTCCTCACATCGATAGGAATAGTGCTATCgtcaataataatatacattttgaATGGTAAAGTGGCGTACTGGTTCATTTACCTGACGCATTGGGGCCTGACGAGCATCCTCCTTGTGACTGGATTCGCTACTTTGGTGTCAGCACGCTGTTACCTCTACGGACCAATAA GCACCGAGTTCCAGTTGCCATGGTACGTGAAGATCTACTGGGCGCTGTTCAACATCGCCGTGCCCATTGCCTTCATGATTACCATATTCTACTGGACTGTACTTTACGAAG CTGGCATCGAAGAAGAGCTGAACCACGGCTTAGACGTAGCTGTGCACGGGCTGAACTCGTTGGTGGTGCTGTGTCTGCTCATCAGCAGTGCGCACCCTGGCCGTCTGCTGCACATCTACCTTCCTCTCGTCTTTGGCACCGTGTATATGTTGTTCAGCGTCATCTACCACTTCGCTGGTGGTACAGACCA GAAAGGTAACGCCTACATCTACCCTGTGGTGAACTGGTCTGCGCCGGGCACAACAATTCTGGTTGTTTTGGTCACCGGTCTACTTTTGGTTGCTTTGCATCTGCTGACCCTGGGGTTAACGGTGGCTCGTGACTTGGTGGCTAAGCGATGCGTGCATCATGCTGTCACTGTGCATGTTGACGAGGGCATGCCATTACGACAGCCTGGGAGAATAAACGCATAA
- the LOC124629502 gene encoding protein rolling stone-like, translating to MVKFYRKSVSLSALWVSTNERVSDFYASSWQRGDSPIPMLVIRLLLMGVALAILIWSLVEAPNPYWLIYLTNWGLMLDVGMFLCALVVSFSVLCNRPNEEKELPWYASLYWVVFNIAVTLSIMITTLYWVLLYNPEFRDEMPDRAFWLDVSTHGITSCLMMVEVLVSRTPVRFLHLYQPLGMGLWYAVFSAIYYAAGGTDINGSSFIYEVLDWSEGRRTSIVVAASMAGLIVVYACVWGIALCRDKLSTVLIRTTSHDLAAAPPDRHTRIV from the exons ATGGTGAAATTTTATAGGAAGAGTGTGTCCCTTTCCGCCCTATGGGTGTCGACAAACGAAAGGGTAAGCGACTTCTACGCGTCGTCATGGCAACGGGGAGATTCTCCTATTCCGATGCTGGTTATCAGGCTGCTGCTGATGGGGGTGGCGCTGGCGATCCTCATCTGGTCGCTAGTTGAAGCTCCGAACCCTTACTGGCTGATCTACCTTACAAACTGGGGCCTCATGCTAGATGTTGGCATGTTTTTGTGTGCACTCGTAGTGTCTTTCTCAGTCCTTTGCAACAGGCCAAACG AGGAAAAGGAGCTACCGTGGTACGCGAGCTTGTACTGGGTGGTGTTCAACATAGCCGTGACACTGTCCATCATGATCACCACGCTGTATTGGGTGCTGTTATATAATCCAG AGTTCCGAGACGAGATGCCAGACCGCGCGTTCTGGCTGGACGTGTCAACGCACGGGATCACGTCATGCTTGATGATGGTGGAAGTACTAGTGTCACGGACTCCGGTGCGGTTCCTACATCTGTACCAGCCGCTCGGCATGGGCCTGTGGTATGCGGTGTTCTCCGCCATATACTACGCGGCTGGCGGGACAGATAT AAACGGCAGCTCGTTCATATACGAAGTGTTAGACTGGTCTGAAGGCAGACGCACGAGCATCGTGGTGGCAGCTTCAATGGCCGGTCTCATAGTAGTGTATGCGTGCGTTTGGGGCATAGCTCTGTGCCGAGACAAGCTGTCCACGGTCCTAATAAGAACCACCAGCCACGACTTAGCCGCAGCCCCGCCTGATAGGCATACGAGAATCGTATGA